Genomic window (Haloarcula limicola):
TGACGAGCGGGAACTCGACGAACTCGCCCCAGGACTCCGTACTGACCTTGGTCGCGGATATATCCGTGATCTCCATGGCGTGCTGTCCTGGACTATTCGCGCACCGGAACTAATATCTTTCCATGATGGTGGGCTGTAATCAATTCGCGAAGATGACTCTACGCGACCCGGTACGCGCGGTCGTCGCGTCGCTCACTCCGCGAACTGGAACACCGGTTTGCAGGTCTCCGAGTCGAGGAACGACTCGAAGGCGGCTCCGGGGTCGTCCGTGCTGAAGGAGGCGTCCAGTATCGCGTCGACGTCTATCTCCCCTCGTTCCATCAGTCGGAGCGCCTGCTCGAAGTTCGTCCACGTCGACCCGTAGGAGGTGTTGATGTCCACCTCGCCGCGGACCACGTCGGTCAGCGCGAACTCGCTGTCGTCGTTCGGGATGCCGACGACGACGACCTGTCCGCCCTTCCGGACGAACTCGGCGGCGGTCCCGACGCCGGTGTGATGGCCCGTCGAGTCGAACACGACGTCGAACCCGATGCCGTCGGTGAACGCCTCGGCGCGGTCTTCGAGGCTCTCGGACTGGGCGTTGATGGTCTCGATGCCGAGGTCCTCTAGCAACGGTAGCCGATACACCGCGTCCTGGTCGAGCCCGGAGACGACGACGTTCGCGCCAAGCGAGTCGGCGACGGCCGCCACGAGGACGCCGATCGGTCCCGGTCCCTCGATCAGGACGTTGTCGCCCGGCGTCGTCTCCGACTGACTGAAGACCGCGCGAGTGGCGATGCTCGTCGGCTCCGTGATCGCCGCGTGCCGGAGCGGGACGTCTTCGGGGACGGCGTGGAGGTGTTTCGACTCGACCGCGACGTACTCCGCGTAGGCCCCGTCTCTGTGCATTCCCGTGATAGAGAAGTTCTGACAGACGTTGGGCTGCCCGTTCTTACACTGGAAACACTGCCCGCAGTCGTGGATCGGTTCCTCGATGACTTTCTGTCCCTCGGTGAAGTCTTCCACGTCGGCTCCCACGTCGACGACTTCGCCGGAGTACTCGTGGCCCATGACACGAGGGATGGGGATCCACTCGTACCCGCCGTCGTACTTGTAGGCGTGCGCGTCGCTCCCGCACAGCCCCGCCGTGTGGACCTTGACGAGAACTTCGTCCGCGTCTATCGTCGGCATCTCCCGCTCCTGTGTCTCCACGGAACGGGGACCCGTCTGAACAATTGCTTTCATAGTTGATATAGGTCGGTCTACTCGACTCATTCGGAACATGCAGACACTGGCGTTAATACTTTTGGGTCCGAGAGCTCGAATACGCCGATATCAACGGCTTCGACGCCTATATCCGCGACGTTTTGTGAACTCTCGTCTCTCGACTCCATTTCCGTGGGTCGGGCTAACCAAAGCTAAATGACCGTGTGGGTCGAGCCTAGTCGTATCGATGGCAACCACCGACACATCTTTCGAGCGCGCTCTGGACGAACTGGGCGTCTCGGTCACCCGCGCCGAGAGCGACACAGTTCGAGAACAGATCGAGGAGACCGCCATAGCACCGGCCATCGGCGTCCCGCTGGCGGAGACGTTCGGTGACACCGCGTTCTCGCTCGCGGAGACGTCCGTCGAGGTCGACCCGACGCCCGCGACGCTCCGCGACGCGACGACCGGCGTGACCGGCGCGCAGTTGGGAATCGCGGACTACGGGACGCTCGTCCTCTCGCTGACGGAGCGGGCGAGCGAACTCGTGAGCCTCTTCGTCGAGCGACACGTCGCGGTCGTTCGAGCGGCCGACGTCGTCGGAGAGATGGACGCCGCGATCGAGGAACTGGACGCGGAGTTCTCGGAGACGCGTGGGAGCGCGATTCTGGCGACCGGTCCCAGCGCGACGGCCGACATGGGGGCACTCGTGAAAGGCGCGCACGGCCCGAAGGAGGTCCACGTCGTCCTCGTCGAGGAGGGCGAGTGACGATGTCGAAAGCCGACGAACTCCGCGAGGTGATGCGCACCGAGGGCGCGGCCATCGCCGAGAACACGCAGGCCTTCAACGAGGGCCGATACGAGTCCGTCGCCGACCTGGAGGACTACGAGGAACTGAAGTCCGAGGCGCGCGCCATCAAGGAGGACGCCATCGAGCGGCTTCCGGAGCTGCTCGACGAACTGACCGAGACCGTCGAGGAGAACGGTGGCACCGTCTATCTCGCCGACGACGCAGAGGACGCGAACGCCTACATCCGCGACGTTGTCGACGACCGCGAGGCGGAGCGCGTGGTCAAGAGCAAGTCGATGACCAGCGAGGAGATCGAGGTCAACGATGCGCTGAAAGCCGACGACGTGGACGTGGTGGAGACGGACTTAGGCGAGTGGGTCCTGCAGGTGGCCGACGAAGCGCCCTCCCACATCGTCGCGCCGGCCATCCACAAGTCCCGGGAGGCTATCGCCGAGTTGTTCAACGAGGTCTTCGACCCCGAGGAACCGTTAGAGACCGCGCAGGAGCTGACTCACTTCGCCCGCGAGAAGTTGGGCGAACAGATCGTCGACGCCGAGGTCGGTATCACCGGTGCGAACTTCCTGGCGGCCGATACCGGGACGATGGCGCTGGTCACCAGCGAGGGCAACGCCCGCAAGACCGTCGCCGCGACGGACACCCAGATAACCGTCGCCGGTGTCGAGAAGATCGTCCCGAGCGTCGGCGACCTCGACCCCTTTATCGAACTCATCGGTCGGTCGGGGACCGGACAGGACATCACCTCCTACGTCTCTCTATTGACCCCGCCCGTCGACACGCCGGTCGTGGACTTCGAGGACGACGAGACGCCCCTCTCGGAGTTCGATAGCGACCGGGAGTTCCACCTCGTGCTCATCGATAACGGTCGCATGGCGATGCGCGAGGACGACCAGCTCCGGGAAACGCTGTACTGCATCCGCTGTTCCGCCTGTTCGAACTCCTGTGCGAACTTCCAGAGCGTCGGCGGCCACGCCTTCGGCGGCGAGACCTACTCGGGCGGCATCGCCACCGGCTGGGAGGCCGGCATCGAGGGGCTCGACGTCGCCGAGGAATTCAACGACCTCTGTACGGGCTGTACCCGATGCGTGAACGCCTGTCCGGTCGAGATCGACATCCCGTGGATCAACACGGTCGTCCGCGACCGCATCAACCGCGAGGGCGAGCGCCCCGCCGACTGGCTCGTCGACGGCCTCGTTCCCGACGAGGAAGACGAGGGCGCGCCCCTGCAGAAGCGCTTCTTCGGCAACTTCGAGACGGTCGCGAAACTCGGGAGCACCACCGCGCCGCTCTCGAACTGGCTCGCGGACACCTCGGCCTCGCGGTGGGCCATGTCGTGGGCGCTCGACATCGACCCCCGCCGGGACCTCCCGACGTTCGAACGCGAGACGCTGGTCGAGTGGGCCGGGAAGCGCGATTCGACGGTCTCCGATCCCGAGCGCCGAGCGGTCCTCTACCTGGACCTCTACACGAACCACGTGCAGGTCGACCGCGGCAAGGCGGCGGTGAGGGCGCTCGAAGCGCTCGGCGTCGACGTGGTCGTGCCCGAAGCGCCCTCTAGTGGGCGCGCGCCGCTCTCACAGGGGATGGTCGCAACCGCACAGGACCACGCCGAGCGAGTCGTGGACTCGCTCTCGCCACACGTCGAGGACGGCCGCGACATCGTCGTGGTCGAACCGAGCGACCACGCGCTGTTCCAGCGCGAGTACGAGAAACTGCTCGATTCCGCCGCGTTCACCGACCTCGCCGAGAACAGCTACGAGGTGCT
Coding sequences:
- the rhcE gene encoding 2-keto-3-deoxy-L-rhamnonate dehydrogenase (part of the rhamnose catabolism pathway), encoding MKAIVQTGPRSVETQEREMPTIDADEVLVKVHTAGLCGSDAHAYKYDGGYEWIPIPRVMGHEYSGEVVDVGADVEDFTEGQKVIEEPIHDCGQCFQCKNGQPNVCQNFSITGMHRDGAYAEYVAVESKHLHAVPEDVPLRHAAITEPTSIATRAVFSQSETTPGDNVLIEGPGPIGVLVAAVADSLGANVVVSGLDQDAVYRLPLLEDLGIETINAQSESLEDRAEAFTDGIGFDVVFDSTGHHTGVGTAAEFVRKGGQVVVVGIPNDDSEFALTDVVRGEVDINTSYGSTWTNFEQALRLMERGEIDVDAILDASFSTDDPGAAFESFLDSETCKPVFQFAE
- a CDS encoding LUD domain-containing protein, giving the protein MATTDTSFERALDELGVSVTRAESDTVREQIEETAIAPAIGVPLAETFGDTAFSLAETSVEVDPTPATLRDATTGVTGAQLGIADYGTLVLSLTERASELVSLFVERHVAVVRAADVVGEMDAAIEELDAEFSETRGSAILATGPSATADMGALVKGAHGPKEVHVVLVEEGE
- a CDS encoding LUD domain-containing protein, with translation MSKADELREVMRTEGAAIAENTQAFNEGRYESVADLEDYEELKSEARAIKEDAIERLPELLDELTETVEENGGTVYLADDAEDANAYIRDVVDDREAERVVKSKSMTSEEIEVNDALKADDVDVVETDLGEWVLQVADEAPSHIVAPAIHKSREAIAELFNEVFDPEEPLETAQELTHFAREKLGEQIVDAEVGITGANFLAADTGTMALVTSEGNARKTVAATDTQITVAGVEKIVPSVGDLDPFIELIGRSGTGQDITSYVSLLTPPVDTPVVDFEDDETPLSEFDSDREFHLVLIDNGRMAMREDDQLRETLYCIRCSACSNSCANFQSVGGHAFGGETYSGGIATGWEAGIEGLDVAEEFNDLCTGCTRCVNACPVEIDIPWINTVVRDRINREGERPADWLVDGLVPDEEDEGAPLQKRFFGNFETVAKLGSTTAPLSNWLADTSASRWAMSWALDIDPRRDLPTFERETLVEWAGKRDSTVSDPERRAVLYLDLYTNHVQVDRGKAAVRALEALGVDVVVPEAPSSGRAPLSQGMVATAQDHAERVVDSLSPHVEDGRDIVVVEPSDHALFQREYEKLLDSAAFTDLAENSYEVLEYVYGLLDNGADGSALTTAEGDEIAYHSHCQQRTLGLEAHTVAVLEECGYNVVTSDVECCGMAGSFGYKGDYYEVSMDVGDRLRGQLQAEGVRDRPVVASGTSCLEQIDSLLERQPRHPVELLVD